A part of Ziziphus jujuba cultivar Dongzao chromosome 8, ASM3175591v1 genomic DNA contains:
- the LOC107414849 gene encoding uncharacterized protein LOC107414849 isoform X3, whose protein sequence is MDFHSLTRKELQTLCKKNKIPANITNVAMADALTALQHVEGLEELPNQSKFDPQQSPEKSMTVPDIPRTACRTSTRRKPIKEEPESSQPLTRTRCGTRVRVVEVVDQERNEVPKTPAVPSNRRRTPAASARQKEGSAVHGVYSTRRSVRLLGENMEKLSLMEDAKHEPLKIDQLTKDIFSGSERSDGSSFEKEACSEKNDDMEVSSQLKTNGSQEIQSDVKDDVQENHEDLESESHIKPEVLPADSDVMVEECKEGAGESDVHLLVKSDKIMDVEDETIEQKQKGPDDEITKFSTEVQISREELKLDNIMALKEEQALETEHCLTAKIANDVSVGVTNQVVAARTSVLQEDKSSSDDQTENLDDEFQNQSCTDLDANNTEGYNHVNADSEPEPAAEMESGEVKSLVTAEESAKCKGLTLSFSGGQSHNILNLEASGLNVTENDYDGKFDFEAESSTEEETNDESSEGESSDDRSEDDDTSEGESSEDDSSEEELSGDEASDDENETVLKRDVVSPTLSTDSELLPEPNTDGLVDVEVIEEDDISASFHPSLDEMPRLTEQVPCQDENPMMQQLSNSGPLVDVYVSDKMSPCHHIASSGKLSGEFAFSPDKPSGQFPRPTLSTSRKSPTPIIRDDALDDDNKDDTEKGSQTVKEVEVKKNKDVSLGDISLRQLQKMLKHKLQIENNNKDNTNDQNVAKVSYIVAKKIEKTRTALQALPENRLATDGHVNNAL, encoded by the exons ATGGATTTCCACAGCCTCACCAGAAAGGAGCTCCAAACTCTCTGCAAGAAGAACAAGATCCCAGCTAATATCACAAATGTCGCCATGGCTGATGCTCTCACTGCTCTTCAACAT GTTGAAGGACTTGAGGAATTACCGAATCAATCCAAATTTGATCCCCAACAATCTCCAGAGAAATCCATGACCGTGCCAGATATTCCTCGAACCGCTTGCAGAACATCGACAAGAAGAAAACCCATCAAGGAAGAACCGGAAAGCTCCCAACCCTTGACCCGAACTCGTTGTGGGACACGAGTGAGAGTGGTGGAAGTAGTGGACCAAGAGAGAAATGAGGTTCCTAAGACTCCTGCTGTTCCAAGTAACCGAAGAAGGACTCCGGCTGCTTCGGCTCGCCAAAAGGAAGGGAGTGCAGTACATGGAGTTTATAGTACCAGGCGATCAGTAAGGTTGTTGGGGGAGAACATGGAGAAGTTAAGCTTGATGGAGGATGCAAAACATGAGCCTTTAAAGATTGACCAGTTGACTAAAGATATCTTCAGCGGTTCAGAAAGATCCGACGGTTCTTCATTTGAAAAGG AAGCTTGCTCAGAGAAAAATGACGATATGGAAGTTTCATCCCAGCTGAAAACTAATGGATCACAGGAGATCCAGAGTGACGTGAAAGATGATGTTCAAGAGAATCATGAAGATTTGGAGTCAGAATCACATATAAAACCTGAGGTACTTCCTGCAGATTCGGATGTAATGGTGGAAGAGTGCAAAGAGGGGGCAGGTGAATCAGACGTTCACTTGCTAGTAAAGTCGGATAAGATTATGGATGTGGAAGATGAAACTATAGAGCAAAAACAAAAGG GACCTGATGATGAAATCACTAAGTTCTCAACTGAAGTTCAAATTTCACGTGAGGAATTGAAATTGGATAACATTATGGCCTTGAAGGAGGAACAGGCTTTGGAAACAGAACATTGTTTGACAGCTAAAATTGCTAATGATGTTTCTGTTGGTGTTACAAATCAAGTTGTTGCTGCTCGGACTTCAGTACTGCAAGAAGATAAGAGTTCCTCTGATGATCAAACTGAGAATCTAGATGACGAATTTCAAAACCAAAGTTGCACAGACTTAGACGCAAATAACACAGAGGGCTACAACCATGTGAATGCTGATTCAGAACCAGAACCTGCTGCTGAAATGGAGTCTGGAGAAGTTAAAAGCTTGGTTACTGCAGAAGAATCTGCCAAGTGCAAGGGTTTGACTCTGAGCTTTTCTGGTGGGCAAAGCCATAATATCCTTAATCTCGAAGCCTCAGGTTTGAATGTGACAGAGAATGATTATGATGGTAAATTCGATTTCGAAGCAGAATCCAGCACTGAAGAAGAGACTAATGATGAATCTTCTGAAGGAGAGTCTAGTGATGATCGGTCTGAAGATGATGACACCTCCGAAGGAGAGTCTAGTGAAGATGACTCCTCTGAAGAAGAGTTGTCAGGTGATGAGGCCTCAGATGATGAGAATGAAACAGTACTCAAAAGGGATGTAGTGTCTCCAACTTTAAGTACCGACTCTGAATTGCTTCCCGAGCCTAACACTGATGGATTGGTTGATGTTGAAGTCATTGAAGAAGATGATATTTCAGCCAGTTTTCATCCATCTTTGGATGAAATGCCAAGACTGACAGAGCAAGTTCCTTGTCAAGATGAAAATCCAATGATGCAGCAATTAAGTAATTCTGGACCTCTGGTTGATGTCTATGTCTCTGACAAAATGAGTCCCTGCCATCATATTGCTTCCAGTGGGAAACTCTCTGGTGAATTTGCGTTCTCACCTGACAAACCTTCGGGTCAGTTTCCTCGTCCAACTTTGTCTACATCAAGGAAATCACCAACTCCTATTATACGAGATGATGCTTTGGATGATGACAATAAGGATGACACTGAGAAGGGAAGCCAGACTGTTAAAGAAGTTGAGGTGAAGAAAAATAAGGATGTTTCCCTTGGAGATATCAGTCTAAGGCAGCTGCAGAAAATGCTGAAACATAAATTACAGattgaaaacaataataaagatAACACCAACGATCAGAATGTTGCCAAGGTAAGTTACATTGTTGCCAAG AAGATAGAGAAGACTAGAACTGCCTTGCAGGCTTTACCAGAGAACCGTCTAGCTACGGATGGACACGTAAACAATGCCCTATAA
- the LOC107414849 gene encoding uncharacterized protein LOC107414849 isoform X4, producing MDFHSLTRKELQTLCKKNKIPANITNVAMADALTALQHVEGLEELPNQSKFDPQQSPEKSMTVPDIPRTACRTSTRRKPIKEEPESSQPLTRTRCGTRVRVVEVVDQERNEVPKTPAVPSNRRRTPAASARQKEGSAVHGVYSTRRSVRLLGENMEKLSLMEDAKHEPLKIDQLTKDIFSGSERSDGSSFEKEACSEKNDDMEVSSQLKTNGSQEIQSDVKDDVQENHEDLESESHIKPEVLPADSDVMVEECKEGAGESDVHLLVKSDKIMDVEDETIEQKQKDSLAGPDDEITKFSTEVQISREELKLDNIMALKEEQALETEHCLTAKIANDVSVGVTNQVVAARTSVLQEDKSSSDDQTENLDDEFQNQSCTDLDANNTEGYNHVNADSEPEPAAEMESGEVKSLVTAEESAKCKGLTLSFSGGQSHNILNLEASGLNVTENDYDGKFDFEAESSTEEETNDESSEGESSDDRSEDDDTSEGESSEDDSSEEELSGDEASDDENETVLKRDVVSPTLSTDSELLPEPNTDGLVDVEVIEEDDISASFHPSLDEMPRLTEQVPCQDENPMMQQLSNSGPLVDVYVSDKMSPCHHIASSGKLSGEFAFSPDKPSGQFPRPTLSTSRKSPTPIIRDDALDDDNKDDTEKGSQTVKEVEVKKNKDVSLGDISLRQLQKMLKHKLQIENNNKDNTNDQNVAKKIEKTRTALQALPENRLATDGHVNNAL from the exons ATGGATTTCCACAGCCTCACCAGAAAGGAGCTCCAAACTCTCTGCAAGAAGAACAAGATCCCAGCTAATATCACAAATGTCGCCATGGCTGATGCTCTCACTGCTCTTCAACAT GTTGAAGGACTTGAGGAATTACCGAATCAATCCAAATTTGATCCCCAACAATCTCCAGAGAAATCCATGACCGTGCCAGATATTCCTCGAACCGCTTGCAGAACATCGACAAGAAGAAAACCCATCAAGGAAGAACCGGAAAGCTCCCAACCCTTGACCCGAACTCGTTGTGGGACACGAGTGAGAGTGGTGGAAGTAGTGGACCAAGAGAGAAATGAGGTTCCTAAGACTCCTGCTGTTCCAAGTAACCGAAGAAGGACTCCGGCTGCTTCGGCTCGCCAAAAGGAAGGGAGTGCAGTACATGGAGTTTATAGTACCAGGCGATCAGTAAGGTTGTTGGGGGAGAACATGGAGAAGTTAAGCTTGATGGAGGATGCAAAACATGAGCCTTTAAAGATTGACCAGTTGACTAAAGATATCTTCAGCGGTTCAGAAAGATCCGACGGTTCTTCATTTGAAAAGG AAGCTTGCTCAGAGAAAAATGACGATATGGAAGTTTCATCCCAGCTGAAAACTAATGGATCACAGGAGATCCAGAGTGACGTGAAAGATGATGTTCAAGAGAATCATGAAGATTTGGAGTCAGAATCACATATAAAACCTGAGGTACTTCCTGCAGATTCGGATGTAATGGTGGAAGAGTGCAAAGAGGGGGCAGGTGAATCAGACGTTCACTTGCTAGTAAAGTCGGATAAGATTATGGATGTGGAAGATGAAACTATAGAGCAAAAACAAAAGG ATTCCCTTGCAGGACCTGATGATGAAATCACTAAGTTCTCAACTGAAGTTCAAATTTCACGTGAGGAATTGAAATTGGATAACATTATGGCCTTGAAGGAGGAACAGGCTTTGGAAACAGAACATTGTTTGACAGCTAAAATTGCTAATGATGTTTCTGTTGGTGTTACAAATCAAGTTGTTGCTGCTCGGACTTCAGTACTGCAAGAAGATAAGAGTTCCTCTGATGATCAAACTGAGAATCTAGATGACGAATTTCAAAACCAAAGTTGCACAGACTTAGACGCAAATAACACAGAGGGCTACAACCATGTGAATGCTGATTCAGAACCAGAACCTGCTGCTGAAATGGAGTCTGGAGAAGTTAAAAGCTTGGTTACTGCAGAAGAATCTGCCAAGTGCAAGGGTTTGACTCTGAGCTTTTCTGGTGGGCAAAGCCATAATATCCTTAATCTCGAAGCCTCAGGTTTGAATGTGACAGAGAATGATTATGATGGTAAATTCGATTTCGAAGCAGAATCCAGCACTGAAGAAGAGACTAATGATGAATCTTCTGAAGGAGAGTCTAGTGATGATCGGTCTGAAGATGATGACACCTCCGAAGGAGAGTCTAGTGAAGATGACTCCTCTGAAGAAGAGTTGTCAGGTGATGAGGCCTCAGATGATGAGAATGAAACAGTACTCAAAAGGGATGTAGTGTCTCCAACTTTAAGTACCGACTCTGAATTGCTTCCCGAGCCTAACACTGATGGATTGGTTGATGTTGAAGTCATTGAAGAAGATGATATTTCAGCCAGTTTTCATCCATCTTTGGATGAAATGCCAAGACTGACAGAGCAAGTTCCTTGTCAAGATGAAAATCCAATGATGCAGCAATTAAGTAATTCTGGACCTCTGGTTGATGTCTATGTCTCTGACAAAATGAGTCCCTGCCATCATATTGCTTCCAGTGGGAAACTCTCTGGTGAATTTGCGTTCTCACCTGACAAACCTTCGGGTCAGTTTCCTCGTCCAACTTTGTCTACATCAAGGAAATCACCAACTCCTATTATACGAGATGATGCTTTGGATGATGACAATAAGGATGACACTGAGAAGGGAAGCCAGACTGTTAAAGAAGTTGAGGTGAAGAAAAATAAGGATGTTTCCCTTGGAGATATCAGTCTAAGGCAGCTGCAGAAAATGCTGAAACATAAATTACAGattgaaaacaataataaagatAACACCAACGATCAGAATGTTGCCAAG AAGATAGAGAAGACTAGAACTGCCTTGCAGGCTTTACCAGAGAACCGTCTAGCTACGGATGGACACGTAAACAATGCCCTATAA
- the LOC107414849 gene encoding uncharacterized protein LOC107414849 isoform X2 translates to MDFHSLTRKELQTLCKKNKIPANITNVAMADALTALQHVEGLEELPNQSKFDPQQSPEKSMTVPDIPRTACRTSTRRKPIKEEPESSQPLTRTRCGTRVRVVEVVDQERNEVPKTPAVPSNRRRTPAASARQKEGSAVHGVYSTRRSVRLLGENMEKLSLMEDAKHEPLKIDQLTKDIFSGSERSDGSSFEKACSEKNDDMEVSSQLKTNGSQEIQSDVKDDVQENHEDLESESHIKPEVLPADSDVMVEECKEGAGESDVHLLVKSDKIMDVEDETIEQKQKDSLAGPDDEITKFSTEVQISREELKLDNIMALKEEQALETEHCLTAKIANDVSVGVTNQVVAARTSVLQEDKSSSDDQTENLDDEFQNQSCTDLDANNTEGYNHVNADSEPEPAAEMESGEVKSLVTAEESAKCKGLTLSFSGGQSHNILNLEASGLNVTENDYDGKFDFEAESSTEEETNDESSEGESSDDRSEDDDTSEGESSEDDSSEEELSGDEASDDENETVLKRDVVSPTLSTDSELLPEPNTDGLVDVEVIEEDDISASFHPSLDEMPRLTEQVPCQDENPMMQQLSNSGPLVDVYVSDKMSPCHHIASSGKLSGEFAFSPDKPSGQFPRPTLSTSRKSPTPIIRDDALDDDNKDDTEKGSQTVKEVEVKKNKDVSLGDISLRQLQKMLKHKLQIENNNKDNTNDQNVAKVSYIVAKKIEKTRTALQALPENRLATDGHVNNAL, encoded by the exons ATGGATTTCCACAGCCTCACCAGAAAGGAGCTCCAAACTCTCTGCAAGAAGAACAAGATCCCAGCTAATATCACAAATGTCGCCATGGCTGATGCTCTCACTGCTCTTCAACAT GTTGAAGGACTTGAGGAATTACCGAATCAATCCAAATTTGATCCCCAACAATCTCCAGAGAAATCCATGACCGTGCCAGATATTCCTCGAACCGCTTGCAGAACATCGACAAGAAGAAAACCCATCAAGGAAGAACCGGAAAGCTCCCAACCCTTGACCCGAACTCGTTGTGGGACACGAGTGAGAGTGGTGGAAGTAGTGGACCAAGAGAGAAATGAGGTTCCTAAGACTCCTGCTGTTCCAAGTAACCGAAGAAGGACTCCGGCTGCTTCGGCTCGCCAAAAGGAAGGGAGTGCAGTACATGGAGTTTATAGTACCAGGCGATCAGTAAGGTTGTTGGGGGAGAACATGGAGAAGTTAAGCTTGATGGAGGATGCAAAACATGAGCCTTTAAAGATTGACCAGTTGACTAAAGATATCTTCAGCGGTTCAGAAAGATCCGACGGTTCTTCATTTGAAAAGG CTTGCTCAGAGAAAAATGACGATATGGAAGTTTCATCCCAGCTGAAAACTAATGGATCACAGGAGATCCAGAGTGACGTGAAAGATGATGTTCAAGAGAATCATGAAGATTTGGAGTCAGAATCACATATAAAACCTGAGGTACTTCCTGCAGATTCGGATGTAATGGTGGAAGAGTGCAAAGAGGGGGCAGGTGAATCAGACGTTCACTTGCTAGTAAAGTCGGATAAGATTATGGATGTGGAAGATGAAACTATAGAGCAAAAACAAAAGG ATTCCCTTGCAGGACCTGATGATGAAATCACTAAGTTCTCAACTGAAGTTCAAATTTCACGTGAGGAATTGAAATTGGATAACATTATGGCCTTGAAGGAGGAACAGGCTTTGGAAACAGAACATTGTTTGACAGCTAAAATTGCTAATGATGTTTCTGTTGGTGTTACAAATCAAGTTGTTGCTGCTCGGACTTCAGTACTGCAAGAAGATAAGAGTTCCTCTGATGATCAAACTGAGAATCTAGATGACGAATTTCAAAACCAAAGTTGCACAGACTTAGACGCAAATAACACAGAGGGCTACAACCATGTGAATGCTGATTCAGAACCAGAACCTGCTGCTGAAATGGAGTCTGGAGAAGTTAAAAGCTTGGTTACTGCAGAAGAATCTGCCAAGTGCAAGGGTTTGACTCTGAGCTTTTCTGGTGGGCAAAGCCATAATATCCTTAATCTCGAAGCCTCAGGTTTGAATGTGACAGAGAATGATTATGATGGTAAATTCGATTTCGAAGCAGAATCCAGCACTGAAGAAGAGACTAATGATGAATCTTCTGAAGGAGAGTCTAGTGATGATCGGTCTGAAGATGATGACACCTCCGAAGGAGAGTCTAGTGAAGATGACTCCTCTGAAGAAGAGTTGTCAGGTGATGAGGCCTCAGATGATGAGAATGAAACAGTACTCAAAAGGGATGTAGTGTCTCCAACTTTAAGTACCGACTCTGAATTGCTTCCCGAGCCTAACACTGATGGATTGGTTGATGTTGAAGTCATTGAAGAAGATGATATTTCAGCCAGTTTTCATCCATCTTTGGATGAAATGCCAAGACTGACAGAGCAAGTTCCTTGTCAAGATGAAAATCCAATGATGCAGCAATTAAGTAATTCTGGACCTCTGGTTGATGTCTATGTCTCTGACAAAATGAGTCCCTGCCATCATATTGCTTCCAGTGGGAAACTCTCTGGTGAATTTGCGTTCTCACCTGACAAACCTTCGGGTCAGTTTCCTCGTCCAACTTTGTCTACATCAAGGAAATCACCAACTCCTATTATACGAGATGATGCTTTGGATGATGACAATAAGGATGACACTGAGAAGGGAAGCCAGACTGTTAAAGAAGTTGAGGTGAAGAAAAATAAGGATGTTTCCCTTGGAGATATCAGTCTAAGGCAGCTGCAGAAAATGCTGAAACATAAATTACAGattgaaaacaataataaagatAACACCAACGATCAGAATGTTGCCAAGGTAAGTTACATTGTTGCCAAG AAGATAGAGAAGACTAGAACTGCCTTGCAGGCTTTACCAGAGAACCGTCTAGCTACGGATGGACACGTAAACAATGCCCTATAA
- the LOC107414849 gene encoding uncharacterized protein LOC107414849 isoform X1: MDFHSLTRKELQTLCKKNKIPANITNVAMADALTALQHVEGLEELPNQSKFDPQQSPEKSMTVPDIPRTACRTSTRRKPIKEEPESSQPLTRTRCGTRVRVVEVVDQERNEVPKTPAVPSNRRRTPAASARQKEGSAVHGVYSTRRSVRLLGENMEKLSLMEDAKHEPLKIDQLTKDIFSGSERSDGSSFEKEACSEKNDDMEVSSQLKTNGSQEIQSDVKDDVQENHEDLESESHIKPEVLPADSDVMVEECKEGAGESDVHLLVKSDKIMDVEDETIEQKQKDSLAGPDDEITKFSTEVQISREELKLDNIMALKEEQALETEHCLTAKIANDVSVGVTNQVVAARTSVLQEDKSSSDDQTENLDDEFQNQSCTDLDANNTEGYNHVNADSEPEPAAEMESGEVKSLVTAEESAKCKGLTLSFSGGQSHNILNLEASGLNVTENDYDGKFDFEAESSTEEETNDESSEGESSDDRSEDDDTSEGESSEDDSSEEELSGDEASDDENETVLKRDVVSPTLSTDSELLPEPNTDGLVDVEVIEEDDISASFHPSLDEMPRLTEQVPCQDENPMMQQLSNSGPLVDVYVSDKMSPCHHIASSGKLSGEFAFSPDKPSGQFPRPTLSTSRKSPTPIIRDDALDDDNKDDTEKGSQTVKEVEVKKNKDVSLGDISLRQLQKMLKHKLQIENNNKDNTNDQNVAKVSYIVAKKIEKTRTALQALPENRLATDGHVNNAL, encoded by the exons ATGGATTTCCACAGCCTCACCAGAAAGGAGCTCCAAACTCTCTGCAAGAAGAACAAGATCCCAGCTAATATCACAAATGTCGCCATGGCTGATGCTCTCACTGCTCTTCAACAT GTTGAAGGACTTGAGGAATTACCGAATCAATCCAAATTTGATCCCCAACAATCTCCAGAGAAATCCATGACCGTGCCAGATATTCCTCGAACCGCTTGCAGAACATCGACAAGAAGAAAACCCATCAAGGAAGAACCGGAAAGCTCCCAACCCTTGACCCGAACTCGTTGTGGGACACGAGTGAGAGTGGTGGAAGTAGTGGACCAAGAGAGAAATGAGGTTCCTAAGACTCCTGCTGTTCCAAGTAACCGAAGAAGGACTCCGGCTGCTTCGGCTCGCCAAAAGGAAGGGAGTGCAGTACATGGAGTTTATAGTACCAGGCGATCAGTAAGGTTGTTGGGGGAGAACATGGAGAAGTTAAGCTTGATGGAGGATGCAAAACATGAGCCTTTAAAGATTGACCAGTTGACTAAAGATATCTTCAGCGGTTCAGAAAGATCCGACGGTTCTTCATTTGAAAAGG AAGCTTGCTCAGAGAAAAATGACGATATGGAAGTTTCATCCCAGCTGAAAACTAATGGATCACAGGAGATCCAGAGTGACGTGAAAGATGATGTTCAAGAGAATCATGAAGATTTGGAGTCAGAATCACATATAAAACCTGAGGTACTTCCTGCAGATTCGGATGTAATGGTGGAAGAGTGCAAAGAGGGGGCAGGTGAATCAGACGTTCACTTGCTAGTAAAGTCGGATAAGATTATGGATGTGGAAGATGAAACTATAGAGCAAAAACAAAAGG ATTCCCTTGCAGGACCTGATGATGAAATCACTAAGTTCTCAACTGAAGTTCAAATTTCACGTGAGGAATTGAAATTGGATAACATTATGGCCTTGAAGGAGGAACAGGCTTTGGAAACAGAACATTGTTTGACAGCTAAAATTGCTAATGATGTTTCTGTTGGTGTTACAAATCAAGTTGTTGCTGCTCGGACTTCAGTACTGCAAGAAGATAAGAGTTCCTCTGATGATCAAACTGAGAATCTAGATGACGAATTTCAAAACCAAAGTTGCACAGACTTAGACGCAAATAACACAGAGGGCTACAACCATGTGAATGCTGATTCAGAACCAGAACCTGCTGCTGAAATGGAGTCTGGAGAAGTTAAAAGCTTGGTTACTGCAGAAGAATCTGCCAAGTGCAAGGGTTTGACTCTGAGCTTTTCTGGTGGGCAAAGCCATAATATCCTTAATCTCGAAGCCTCAGGTTTGAATGTGACAGAGAATGATTATGATGGTAAATTCGATTTCGAAGCAGAATCCAGCACTGAAGAAGAGACTAATGATGAATCTTCTGAAGGAGAGTCTAGTGATGATCGGTCTGAAGATGATGACACCTCCGAAGGAGAGTCTAGTGAAGATGACTCCTCTGAAGAAGAGTTGTCAGGTGATGAGGCCTCAGATGATGAGAATGAAACAGTACTCAAAAGGGATGTAGTGTCTCCAACTTTAAGTACCGACTCTGAATTGCTTCCCGAGCCTAACACTGATGGATTGGTTGATGTTGAAGTCATTGAAGAAGATGATATTTCAGCCAGTTTTCATCCATCTTTGGATGAAATGCCAAGACTGACAGAGCAAGTTCCTTGTCAAGATGAAAATCCAATGATGCAGCAATTAAGTAATTCTGGACCTCTGGTTGATGTCTATGTCTCTGACAAAATGAGTCCCTGCCATCATATTGCTTCCAGTGGGAAACTCTCTGGTGAATTTGCGTTCTCACCTGACAAACCTTCGGGTCAGTTTCCTCGTCCAACTTTGTCTACATCAAGGAAATCACCAACTCCTATTATACGAGATGATGCTTTGGATGATGACAATAAGGATGACACTGAGAAGGGAAGCCAGACTGTTAAAGAAGTTGAGGTGAAGAAAAATAAGGATGTTTCCCTTGGAGATATCAGTCTAAGGCAGCTGCAGAAAATGCTGAAACATAAATTACAGattgaaaacaataataaagatAACACCAACGATCAGAATGTTGCCAAGGTAAGTTACATTGTTGCCAAG AAGATAGAGAAGACTAGAACTGCCTTGCAGGCTTTACCAGAGAACCGTCTAGCTACGGATGGACACGTAAACAATGCCCTATAA